In Holophagales bacterium, one DNA window encodes the following:
- a CDS encoding PDZ domain-containing protein, whose translation MSSARGWSRRFWRLAFPACLALSGCSALLLDVGGGLTPELAQRGVSATARILEIWDTGWTINDNPVIGMRVEVDSPDRPPFEARIEKTTVSRIAIPQFQPGAVVPVRFDPANPSLVAVDPEGPASPPAADSGNPYRDRFQAAEYVGAALLPPPAAPRIYLGTGDSGADRLALSEHEYVLLGAASATRTPDLALVLEQGRALGAALIVVYGHFTPLGSAGLEVVPFRPRATGSAAEALAEAEAARTQAIFSTLGPDDQVAVFWAQSRPAILGIVSRPLAAAEQARLGRRDGIVVESVAHGSPAEAGGLVAGDVLVAIDGAPLADARQVPGQIAALAGRTVRIDLLRDGRPLALAVQLHPAAP comes from the coding sequence GTGTCAAGCGCTCGTGGGTGGTCTCGCAGGTTCTGGCGGCTGGCGTTTCCCGCCTGTCTCGCCCTCTCGGGTTGCTCCGCACTCCTGCTCGACGTCGGCGGCGGACTCACGCCGGAGCTGGCGCAACGCGGCGTTTCCGCCACCGCGAGGATCCTCGAGATCTGGGACACCGGCTGGACGATCAACGACAACCCGGTCATCGGCATGCGCGTCGAGGTCGATTCCCCCGACCGTCCGCCGTTCGAGGCGCGAATCGAGAAGACGACGGTCTCGCGCATCGCCATCCCGCAGTTCCAACCCGGCGCCGTCGTCCCGGTGCGCTTCGACCCGGCCAATCCGAGTCTCGTCGCGGTCGATCCGGAAGGTCCGGCGTCCCCGCCTGCCGCGGACTCGGGGAACCCGTATCGCGATCGCTTCCAGGCGGCCGAGTACGTCGGCGCGGCTCTCCTGCCACCGCCGGCGGCGCCGCGGATCTACCTCGGCACCGGCGACAGCGGCGCCGACCGCCTGGCGCTCTCCGAGCACGAGTACGTGCTGCTCGGGGCCGCCAGCGCCACGAGGACGCCCGATCTCGCCCTGGTGCTCGAACAGGGGCGGGCGTTGGGCGCGGCGCTCATCGTCGTCTACGGGCATTTCACGCCCCTCGGCAGCGCCGGCCTCGAGGTCGTTCCCTTCCGGCCCCGGGCGACGGGCTCCGCCGCCGAGGCCCTCGCCGAAGCCGAGGCCGCGCGAACCCAGGCGATCTTCTCGACGCTCGGTCCGGACGATCAGGTCGCCGTCTTCTGGGCCCAGAGTCGTCCGGCGATTCTCGGCATCGTCTCGCGTCCGCTCGCTGCGGCGGAACAAGCGCGCCTGGGGCGCCGGGACGGCATCGTCGTCGAGAGCGTCGCCCACGGCTCACCGGCCGAAGCGGGCGGTCTCGTCGCCGGGGACGTGCTGGTCGCGATCGACGGCGCGCCGCTGGCCGATGCGCGGCAGGTGCCTGGACAGATCGCCGCCCTCGCGGGGAGAACGGTGCGGATCGACCTCCTTCGCGACGGCCGACCCCTCGCCCTTGCGGTGCAACTCCACCCGGCCGCGCCCTGA
- a CDS encoding N-acetylmuramoyl-L-alanine amidase, which translates to MKSLLRHGHGPRRCLRSLREPLVLLFVLVTAGANARASERVHLPFWASGTLAVRAVDETLAGRAGAPTSAGNDAELRRRIQLLLFPPDELGVDRLLPVEGAVDSLFVAAPDLVIRLRLPARFLATGVTDELLERLSRQLVLGLDAWPELLRLHLAVVDPDDPRARRRTLASYLPAVDPALRRKSADEGAASPATLVRRVDSAVPGALDGKVIFVSQAHGYLDYDNASAWTTQRGITHGIVEDFVNAEAVNEYLLRYLRRAGAQVFTLRESDRSAAMVIVDEGDGSSRPDNGTYVESGAAGAFSSSGLRGFRNFQAPYGPTTDPFTNGGTDRLLATATSETARATWTPSIPAEGDYDVSVAYSRDGTNRASDAHYIVRHTGGETHLRVNQERHGWVWVFLGRFHFAAGFHPESGAVALANDSGEPGETVSADAVRFGGGMGDVLGEHHATLSGRPRWEEGARTFTQFMGAANAIYAGGDVSARSKFAAWEHVDGVEDSVYLSWHSNAFDGTVRGTSSYIYSANPPDNTYDPTQSVPGSAALMNRIHDEIVNDLRAGWSASWQNRGYRSAYFGEINPSYNPEMPSALLEVAFHDNASDAAALKSPRFRQIVARAIYQGIVKYFAGRDGLPVHLLPEPPREVEAHTTGAGEAVVSWVAPLTDGGGLYGDAATGYRLYRSQDGRGFDDGASVAGTSVTLTGLTPGETVYLRVTAVNAGGESLPGETLVVRPPTAAEPHVLLVQGFDRLDSAMLLRQAEPGLGGTVERMDLARMNRFDYLVEHAEALRHLAVAIDSASNEAIASGRVTLDPSSPAAVFWELGEESTVDETFSSAEQARVRSYLDAGGRLMVSGAEIAWDLDLLGSAADQTFYREVLRSRYVADDGETYQVDSSPGGLFDGLAGLAFDDGTHGTYDVDYPDVIQGEGSAAVCLAYGGGLGAAVAADNGSSRVVNLGFPFETIYPAESRRAVLERVAAYFGLARLPAIFSDGFESGSPGRWSATVSKVAPRRRIGPTPHRALGH; encoded by the coding sequence ATGAAGAGCCTTCTTCGCCACGGTCACGGTCCGCGTCGCTGTCTGCGGTCGCTCCGCGAGCCCCTCGTCCTGCTCTTCGTGCTCGTGACTGCCGGCGCGAACGCGCGGGCGAGCGAGAGGGTTCACTTGCCCTTCTGGGCGTCGGGCACCCTGGCCGTGCGCGCGGTCGACGAGACGCTCGCGGGACGGGCGGGCGCGCCGACGAGCGCGGGGAACGACGCCGAGCTCCGGCGACGGATCCAGCTCCTGCTGTTCCCTCCGGACGAGCTCGGCGTGGATCGGCTGCTCCCGGTCGAAGGGGCCGTCGACTCGCTCTTCGTCGCGGCCCCGGACCTGGTCATCCGACTGCGACTGCCAGCCCGCTTTCTCGCCACCGGCGTCACCGACGAGCTGCTCGAGCGCCTCAGCCGACAGCTCGTGCTCGGACTCGATGCCTGGCCGGAGCTTCTGCGCCTGCACCTGGCGGTGGTCGATCCGGACGACCCCCGGGCGCGCCGGCGGACGCTCGCCTCCTACCTCCCGGCGGTCGATCCCGCGCTCCGCCGAAAGAGCGCCGACGAAGGCGCAGCCTCGCCCGCAACGTTGGTGCGGCGAGTCGACTCCGCCGTCCCCGGAGCGCTCGACGGCAAGGTGATCTTCGTCAGCCAGGCGCACGGCTATCTCGACTACGACAACGCCAGCGCCTGGACGACGCAGCGCGGGATCACCCACGGCATCGTCGAGGACTTCGTCAACGCCGAGGCGGTCAACGAGTACTTGTTGCGCTATCTGCGCCGTGCCGGAGCCCAGGTCTTCACGCTGCGCGAGAGCGACCGCAGCGCGGCGATGGTGATCGTCGACGAGGGCGACGGCTCGAGCCGGCCCGACAACGGGACCTACGTCGAGAGCGGCGCCGCGGGCGCCTTCTCGAGCTCGGGGCTGCGGGGTTTCCGCAACTTCCAGGCGCCGTACGGCCCGACGACCGACCCGTTCACCAACGGCGGCACCGATCGACTGCTCGCCACCGCGACGAGCGAGACGGCACGCGCCACCTGGACGCCGTCGATTCCCGCCGAGGGCGACTACGACGTGTCGGTGGCGTACTCCCGGGACGGGACGAACCGCGCGAGCGACGCCCACTACATCGTTCGCCATACCGGTGGCGAGACCCACCTGCGCGTCAACCAGGAGCGCCACGGCTGGGTCTGGGTCTTCCTCGGGCGCTTTCACTTCGCCGCGGGCTTCCACCCGGAAAGCGGGGCGGTGGCGCTCGCCAACGACTCGGGCGAGCCGGGCGAAACGGTCTCCGCCGACGCGGTGCGCTTCGGCGGCGGGATGGGCGACGTGCTCGGCGAGCATCACGCCACGCTCAGCGGGCGACCGCGCTGGGAGGAGGGCGCGCGGACGTTCACCCAGTTCATGGGCGCGGCCAATGCGATCTACGCCGGCGGCGATGTCTCGGCGCGATCCAAGTTCGCGGCCTGGGAGCACGTCGACGGCGTCGAAGACTCGGTCTACCTTTCGTGGCATTCGAATGCCTTCGACGGCACGGTGCGCGGCACCAGCAGCTACATCTACAGCGCCAACCCGCCCGACAACACCTACGACCCGACGCAGAGCGTGCCCGGGTCGGCGGCGTTGATGAACCGGATCCACGACGAGATCGTCAACGACCTGCGCGCCGGCTGGAGCGCGAGCTGGCAGAACCGTGGCTATCGTTCCGCCTATTTCGGCGAGATCAACCCGAGCTACAACCCGGAGATGCCCTCGGCGCTGCTCGAGGTCGCCTTCCACGACAACGCGAGCGACGCGGCGGCGCTCAAGTCGCCGCGCTTCCGCCAGATCGTCGCGCGAGCCATCTACCAGGGGATCGTCAAGTACTTCGCAGGCCGCGACGGCTTGCCCGTCCACCTCCTGCCGGAGCCGCCGCGCGAGGTCGAGGCGCACACCACCGGAGCCGGCGAGGCCGTCGTCTCGTGGGTCGCGCCGCTTACCGATGGGGGCGGGCTCTACGGCGATGCCGCCACCGGCTATCGCCTCTACCGCAGCCAGGACGGGCGCGGCTTCGACGACGGCGCCTCGGTCGCCGGCACGAGCGTCACCCTCACCGGCCTCACCCCCGGCGAGACGGTCTACCTGCGCGTGACCGCGGTCAACGCGGGCGGCGAGTCGCTGCCCGGTGAGACGCTCGTCGTGCGCCCGCCGACGGCCGCCGAGCCGCACGTCCTCCTGGTGCAAGGCTTCGACCGGCTCGACTCGGCGATGCTGCTGCGCCAGGCCGAGCCGGGGCTCGGCGGCACGGTGGAGCGGATGGACCTCGCGCGGATGAACCGCTTCGACTACCTCGTCGAACACGCCGAGGCGCTGCGCCACCTCGCGGTGGCCATCGACTCGGCGTCCAACGAGGCGATTGCCTCCGGGCGGGTGACGCTCGACCCGTCGAGTCCGGCGGCCGTCTTCTGGGAGCTCGGCGAGGAGTCGACGGTCGACGAGACGTTCAGCTCGGCCGAGCAGGCGCGCGTGCGGAGCTACCTCGACGCCGGCGGGCGCCTGATGGTCTCGGGGGCCGAGATCGCCTGGGATCTCGATCTGCTGGGCAGCGCGGCCGATCAGACCTTCTACCGCGAGGTGCTGCGCTCCCGCTACGTCGCCGACGACGGCGAGACCTATCAGGTGGACAGCTCGCCCGGCGGCCTCTTCGACGGGCTCGCCGGTCTCGCCTTCGACGACGGGACCCACGGCACCTACGACGTCGACTATCCCGACGTGATCCAGGGTGAGGGCAGCGCCGCGGTCTGTCTCGCCTATGGCGGCGGTCTCGGCGCGGCCGTCGCGGCCGACAACGGGAGCTCTCGCGTCGTCAACCTCGGCTTCCCGTTCGAAACGATCTATCCGGCCGAGAGCCGCCGCGCCGTCCTCGAACGCGTCGCCGCCTACTTCGGCCTGGCGCGCCTGCCGGCGATCTTCAGCGACGGCTTCGAGTCGGGCAGCCCCGGGCGCTGGTCGGCCACCGTGTCGAAGGTGGCCCCTCGCCGGAGGATCGGGCCGACACCCCACCGCGCCCTCGGCCATTGA
- a CDS encoding caspase family protein, translating to MARYGLCIGINDYPGTGSDLSGCVNDATDWAAALSARGYAVKTLLDKQATGKAMRAAIAAVVGGAKKGDSVVVQYSGHGTYIPDRNGDEPDGTDECLCPWDLMTKGPITDDEMFDLFNAKASGVKLVMISDSCHSGSVTRFAPILTPPTAKGVNPPRRLVRFLPPQVFLSPRKLAELGLRRAARASSPPGRYASLLLSGCQDTEYSYDAVFQGRPNGAFTFVALYTLKTLPANATYGDWHQAIKKILPSQQYPQTPNFFGTKSMRKWKALA from the coding sequence ATGGCGCGCTACGGACTCTGCATCGGCATCAACGACTACCCCGGAACGGGCAGCGACCTCTCGGGCTGCGTCAACGACGCAACCGACTGGGCCGCGGCGCTCAGTGCACGCGGCTACGCCGTCAAGACGCTCCTCGACAAGCAGGCGACCGGCAAGGCGATGCGCGCCGCGATCGCCGCGGTCGTCGGCGGAGCGAAGAAGGGCGACTCGGTGGTCGTCCAGTACTCCGGACACGGCACCTACATCCCCGACCGGAACGGCGACGAGCCGGACGGCACCGACGAGTGCCTCTGTCCGTGGGATCTGATGACCAAGGGGCCGATCACCGACGACGAGATGTTCGACCTGTTCAACGCCAAGGCGAGCGGCGTGAAGCTGGTGATGATCTCCGACTCCTGTCACTCGGGCTCGGTGACGCGCTTCGCGCCGATCCTCACCCCGCCGACCGCCAAGGGCGTCAACCCGCCGCGCCGTCTGGTGCGCTTCCTGCCGCCACAGGTCTTCCTCTCCCCGCGCAAGCTCGCCGAGCTCGGTCTGCGCCGCGCCGCCCGCGCCTCGAGCCCTCCGGGCCGCTACGCCTCGCTCCTCCTCTCCGGCTGCCAGGACACCGAGTACAGCTACGACGCCGTCTTCCAGGGTCGCCCGAACGGCGCCTTCACCTTCGTCGCGCTCTACACCCTGAAGACCCTCCCCGCCAACGCCACCTACGGCGACTGGCACCAGGCCATCAAGAAGATCCTCCCCTCGCAGCAGTACCCGCAGACGCCGAACTTCTTCGGGACGAAGAGCATGCGGAAGTGGAAGGCGTTGGCGTAG
- the panB gene encoding 3-methyl-2-oxobutanoate hydroxymethyltransferase, producing the protein MADAPKKISVPWVTAAPTRGERLVVLTAYDYPTARLADTAGADLILVGDSLAMVVLGHADTLSVTMEEMLHHVKAARRGTQRALLVADMPYGSFHLSPEQAVANALRFVKEGGAQAVKIEGGRPEVVRALVAAEIPVVAHLGLTPQSLHKLGGFKVQGRGEAARQALLDAAVELEAAGAFALVLECIPAELAREVAERLAIPTIGIGAGPACDGQVLVFHDLLGFEERIAPRFVRRYAQLGLEAREALAQFAADVRAGTFPGPAESFEDPQHPFESPRVERLYGA; encoded by the coding sequence ATGGCCGACGCTCCAAAGAAGATCTCCGTCCCCTGGGTCACCGCCGCCCCGACTCGCGGTGAGCGGCTGGTCGTGCTCACCGCCTACGACTACCCGACGGCTCGCCTCGCCGACACCGCCGGCGCCGACCTGATCCTGGTGGGCGATTCACTCGCCATGGTGGTGCTGGGTCACGCCGACACGCTGTCGGTGACGATGGAGGAGATGCTCCATCACGTGAAGGCGGCGCGGCGCGGCACTCAGCGCGCCCTGCTTGTCGCCGACATGCCGTACGGCTCGTTCCACCTCTCGCCCGAACAGGCGGTCGCCAACGCCCTGCGCTTCGTCAAGGAGGGCGGGGCTCAGGCGGTGAAGATCGAAGGCGGGCGTCCGGAGGTCGTGCGCGCGCTCGTCGCCGCCGAGATCCCGGTCGTCGCCCACCTCGGTCTGACGCCGCAGTCGCTGCACAAGCTCGGCGGCTTCAAGGTCCAGGGGCGCGGCGAGGCGGCACGCCAGGCGCTGCTCGACGCCGCGGTCGAGCTCGAGGCGGCCGGCGCCTTCGCCCTGGTGCTCGAGTGCATCCCCGCCGAGCTGGCGCGCGAAGTGGCCGAGCGGCTGGCCATTCCGACGATCGGCATCGGCGCCGGCCCGGCCTGCGACGGGCAGGTGCTCGTCTTCCACGATCTCCTGGGCTTCGAGGAGCGGATCGCGCCGCGCTTCGTGCGGCGCTACGCACAGCTCGGGCTCGAAGCGCGCGAGGCGCTCGCGCAGTTTGCCGCCGACGTCCGCGCCGGGACCTTCCCCGGGCCGGCGGAGAGCTTCGAGGATCCTCAGCACCCGTTCGAAAGCCCCCGCGTCGAGAGGCTCTACGGCGCATGA
- a CDS encoding pantoate--beta-alanine ligase: protein MRTAREAAELQTAIRQLRRDGADEIGFVPTMGALHAGHLSLVEIARRRGAKVVVSIFVNPTQFGPAEDLARYPRQPDVDAGMLLGAGCDLIFLPEVETIYPAGHATRIHVEGAARGYEGDARPGHFDGVATVVSILFQMVRPNFAVFGEKDAQQLAVVRQMTRDLHLPVEIVAGPTQRESDGLAMSSRNVYLSPEERAAAPAIYRALLAAKAKIDAGERDAAAVRRTLRRALRTEPLLRLDYADVVDGVTFRPLDRLADFVVLPVAARLGRTRLLDNLQLRLPAEARS, encoded by the coding sequence ATGAGGACCGCACGCGAAGCCGCCGAGCTGCAGACGGCGATCCGCCAGCTGCGGCGCGACGGGGCCGACGAGATCGGCTTCGTCCCGACCATGGGCGCCCTGCACGCCGGGCACCTCTCGCTCGTCGAGATCGCCCGCCGGCGCGGCGCCAAGGTCGTCGTCTCGATCTTCGTCAACCCGACGCAGTTCGGGCCGGCGGAGGACCTGGCGCGCTACCCGCGCCAGCCCGACGTCGACGCCGGCATGCTGCTCGGGGCGGGCTGCGATCTCATCTTCCTGCCCGAGGTCGAGACGATCTACCCGGCGGGGCATGCCACCCGCATCCACGTCGAGGGAGCGGCGCGCGGCTACGAGGGCGACGCACGCCCCGGGCACTTCGACGGCGTCGCCACCGTGGTGTCGATCCTCTTCCAGATGGTGCGTCCGAACTTCGCCGTCTTCGGCGAGAAGGACGCCCAGCAGCTCGCCGTGGTGCGTCAGATGACGCGCGACCTGCACCTGCCGGTCGAGATCGTCGCCGGACCGACCCAGCGCGAGAGCGACGGTCTCGCCATGTCGTCGCGCAATGTCTACCTCTCGCCCGAGGAGCGGGCGGCGGCGCCGGCGATCTATCGGGCGCTGCTCGCCGCCAAGGCCAAGATCGACGCCGGAGAACGCGACGCCGCGGCGGTGCGCCGCACCCTGCGCCGCGCCCTGCGCACCGAGCCGCTGCTGCGGCTCGACTACGCCGACGTCGTCGACGGCGTCACCTTCCGGCCGCTCGACCGCCTCGCCGACTTCGTCGTCCTGCCGGTGGCGGCGCGGCTCGGCCGCACCCGCCTGCTCGACAACCTGCAGCTTCGCCTCCCGGCCGAGGCCAGGAGCTGA
- a CDS encoding aspartate 1-decarboxylase translates to MRRTLMKSKIHRATVTDANLDYQGSVTIDPILLELADIVPYERVEIYNVTNGERFATYAIQGAPGRGEICLNGAAAHKVRPGHLVIIATYAELEEAEVRGWQPKVVFVDESNRPLAHPATSSHDEALLAAM, encoded by the coding sequence ATGCGCCGTACCTTGATGAAGTCGAAGATCCACCGCGCCACGGTGACCGACGCCAACCTCGACTACCAGGGCTCGGTCACCATCGATCCGATTCTGCTCGAGCTCGCCGACATCGTGCCCTACGAGCGGGTGGAGATCTACAACGTCACCAACGGCGAGCGGTTCGCCACCTACGCCATCCAGGGTGCACCGGGTCGGGGAGAGATCTGCCTGAACGGGGCCGCCGCCCACAAGGTCCGGCCAGGCCACCTGGTGATCATCGCCACGTACGCCGAGCTCGAGGAGGCCGAGGTGCGCGGCTGGCAGCCGAAGGTCGTCTTCGTGGACGAGAGCAATCGGCCTCTCGCCCATCCAGCGACCTCGTCGCACGACGAAGCCTTGCTCGCGGCCATGTAG